Proteins encoded by one window of Acidimicrobiales bacterium:
- the ispH gene encoding 4-hydroxy-3-methylbut-2-enyl diphosphate reductase, translating to MPVERVLLAAPRGFCAGVEMAIKALAWMVRAFEPPVYCFHEIVHNQRVVDRFRQAGVVFVDDIADVPPGRPVMLSAHGSAPEVVEAARAGGGWVVDAVCPLVTKVHHEVKVRAGRGYRIVYVGHEGHEEAVGTMAVAPGAISRVETEAEVAALPDFDEPVAVLAQTTLSHRDWAGVLDAVRDRYPEVWMPGRSDLCFATTNRQSALMEIAPRCDAVVVVGSANSSNTRALEKLAVDGGCPKVLRVNGPEELPGDLSGTVGVTAGASAPEQVVEAVIARLAPVHGVEEVRVTEEDEYFPPPRELRELLTAVDVAATALLAGPLDGRPTLLDRAVPASDVLAALV from the coding sequence GTGCCCGTCGAACGCGTCCTCCTCGCCGCGCCCAGGGGGTTCTGCGCCGGCGTGGAGATGGCCATCAAGGCGCTGGCCTGGATGGTGCGGGCCTTCGAGCCGCCCGTCTACTGCTTCCACGAGATCGTGCACAACCAGCGGGTGGTCGACCGCTTCCGGCAGGCCGGCGTGGTGTTCGTGGACGACATCGCCGACGTGCCGCCCGGCCGCCCGGTGATGCTGTCGGCCCACGGGTCGGCGCCCGAGGTGGTCGAGGCGGCCAGGGCCGGGGGCGGCTGGGTGGTCGACGCCGTGTGCCCGCTCGTCACCAAGGTCCACCACGAGGTCAAGGTGCGGGCCGGCCGCGGCTACCGCATCGTCTACGTCGGCCACGAGGGCCACGAGGAGGCGGTCGGCACCATGGCCGTCGCCCCCGGCGCGATCTCGCGGGTGGAGACCGAGGCCGAGGTGGCCGCCCTGCCCGACTTCGACGAGCCCGTCGCCGTGCTGGCCCAGACCACGCTCAGCCATCGCGACTGGGCCGGCGTGCTCGACGCCGTGCGCGACCGCTACCCCGAGGTCTGGATGCCGGGGCGCAGCGACCTGTGCTTCGCCACCACCAACCGGCAGTCGGCGCTGATGGAGATCGCGCCGCGGTGCGACGCCGTCGTCGTCGTCGGGTCGGCCAACTCGTCGAACACGAGGGCGCTCGAGAAGCTGGCCGTCGACGGCGGCTGCCCCAAGGTGCTGCGGGTGAACGGCCCCGAGGAGCTGCCCGGCGACCTGTCCGGCACCGTCGGGGTCACCGCCGGCGCGTCCGCCCCCGAGCAGGTGGTCGAGGCCGTCATCGCCCGCCTGGCGCCGGTGCACGGGGTCGAGGAGGTGCGGGTGACCGAGGAGGACGAATACTTCCCGCCGCCCCGGGAGCTGCGCGAGCTGCTCACCGCCGTCGACGTGGCCGCCACCGCCCTGCTGGCCGGGCCCCTCGACGGCCGGCCGACCCTGCTCGACCGGGCCGTGCCGGCGAGCGACGTCCTCGCCGCCCTCGTCTAG
- a CDS encoding lysophospholipid acyltransferase family protein produces the protein MTDDLAARPADGATAGPAPGSRRDASPAKLAFYRLVRGLLVAFGRGWLRLRVEGGEHVPADGPFVLAPVHRSNLDFFLVSSVTTRRMRYMGKDSLWRSRALGWLISALGAFPVRRGAADREALRTCLEVIRSGEPVVLFPEGTRRTGPVVESIFDGAAYVAGRAGVPILPVGIGGSERAMPRGAKWIRPVRVAVVVGRPFTVGDGTAGERVPRSAVKAASARLQRELQELFDLAQERVGSPNPPLPAGDR, from the coding sequence ATGACCGACGACCTCGCGGCGCGACCCGCCGACGGCGCCACCGCCGGGCCGGCCCCGGGCAGCCGCCGGGACGCCAGTCCGGCCAAGCTCGCGTTCTACCGGCTCGTCCGCGGGCTGCTGGTCGCCTTCGGCCGGGGCTGGCTGCGGCTGCGGGTCGAGGGCGGCGAGCACGTGCCGGCCGACGGCCCGTTCGTCCTCGCCCCCGTCCACCGCTCCAACCTCGACTTCTTCCTCGTCTCCTCGGTCACCACCCGGCGCATGCGCTACATGGGGAAGGACTCGCTGTGGCGGTCCCGCGCCCTCGGCTGGCTGATCAGCGCGCTCGGGGCCTTCCCGGTGCGCCGGGGGGCGGCCGACCGGGAGGCGCTGCGCACCTGCCTCGAGGTCATCCGCTCGGGCGAGCCGGTCGTGCTGTTCCCGGAGGGGACCCGGCGGACCGGGCCGGTCGTCGAGTCGATCTTCGACGGCGCCGCCTACGTGGCCGGCCGGGCCGGCGTGCCCATCCTGCCCGTCGGCATCGGCGGGTCCGAGCGGGCCATGCCGAGGGGCGCGAAGTGGATCCGGCCGGTGCGGGTGGCGGTCGTCGTCGGCCGGCCGTTCACGGTGGGCGACGGCACCGCGGGGGAGCGGGTGCCGAGGAGCGCGGTGAAGGCCGCGTCGGCCCGGCTCCAACGTGAGCTCCAGGAGCTGTTCGACCTGGCCCAGGAGCGGGTCGGGTCGCCCAACCCGCCGCTGCCGGCCGGCGACCGCTAG